The Gossypium arboreum isolate Shixiya-1 chromosome 6, ASM2569848v2, whole genome shotgun sequence DNA window caataTGTCTTTTCGTATTACGATCTGACTATGTAATagcacttagtattagttaaatgcTAGATAATTAGTGAGCCAATATTTTCTTCCATTATATTTTGCGTGCAAAAATTGTTGAGgataatacataaatattaatgtaatcaataaatattttatttaaccaatttgtttgaaaaatacAAGTATACATAGATGAAAATACTTCACTTAGGGCACTAAATCCTACATGTCTCTCCATTGACCAAGTTACTTAAAAAAATGTAAAGTTTTAATGGatgaatatgtaacaccccgttcccgataccgtcgccggagtcggacacgaggggttctcagaccaactctcatgtgtcacacagactatttttcacatttccagtccagctggcaaactgcgtccctgtcaccttaaaaatcatatctcgagttccagaacttgaaaaccagttccgtaaattttccccgaatttagactcatatatccatccgtggatttatttctaaaatttttggtcgggccaattggtacagtttattagttaaagtcacccctgtttcggggttcgactacactgacctttgcgcattacgacctggatatcatctcgtacagagctccaatgctcatgccgtttgtttctaatgaaactagactcaaaggggaatctatgcatataaggcatgacttctaattgtttctggataatttatggtaaattttcaaagtcgaaacatagaatccagaaaccgttctggccctgtctcacgaaatcttgaatatctcttaaaatacagctcatatggtcgtttcgtttcatccatatgaaaatagacccatcaagcttcgagtacgtaatttttttagcaattaattccacttctactatttttagtgatttttcgatctcatatcactgctgctgtccgcaacagttactgcagtagactatgccaatttcatgaatccttccttagccttactaatcatccatcatacatgacacaaattatggccaccttatcaaaatttaaggtttctaagactcgtggctataggttctagcatcccactcaaacgaccacataggccattttcacatggcttcgttgacggttccgagcacccaaaaggagacgagtccaagaaacctaaaatgggtgacaagaaaacaccgagtgagtttataactcagtaagtcataagcattccacaaccatccattaataaaattatcataaaatgaaataatgaaacaaggccaagtgttccagccataccgaactataccatagttccttagacctttcggatcaatctcataccaagtcatacatttacatttcatatactattcaataggatatttgaagcaatttccatacatcatttcatttccgcaacaatcatgcaatcaaatgaactttcatctattccacgataccttatttacggtaatgcaattgaaatcatcacatagatttaaatcttaccaactccaccccgagcatgaacatagcatctattagccatgaactcaaggtacttactctttccgctgtccatactcatctcgataaagtcacacctccatataaatattcaatcggagatatgtgtagagttcgcacacatagtgcttaatactcaatcacgcacactcagtgccatgtgattcaagcccgcacacatagtgccatatagtccaaactcgcacacttagtgccatacattacaagctcgcacactcggtgccaatctaaatcaccgtacacatctatttctcgcacacttagtgcgaagcaaacttcctacacatttcactatctcttttacgttcaacaatatcatcttttcatacacatacatttgtatatatttcttctcattaaacacaattgcatagatattacaatcatttaagcaatatcaaatacatgcttaatgacttaccttgtattgggtaaaatggttccaactcggctactcgatgttctttcctttgtctttgcttgattctccacctctagcttcttgagcttaatcaataaattaactagtttaaccgtcttgccacatatttatacatgacatcaactataccatcatcattaattcatcaaatcacaaaattttatctcatgaacatttaacacttaacatttaccccatctaggccgactttgctagcacacaagcctttggcgaatgtccttgacctatagtcacccaaaatttctttgttctttaaaattcatccaagaccacattcggcacctccaactaataatttagatactctcaagctcattcacaagtactattatatatcacattaagcattaattattttgcaacatgaattctatagcatggcgaatactcatgcacatacacatataacaacaagaactcaatggcacaaaaatctccttttattaaacattcatctcacttctcttcatgcttcgtcacaacaacattaaaataccaaccaagaaagacaacctccatggcgaacttcatctccatcaaatagcaaagaaatctaagccatgggctaggtaggtttcaaactaacaactaaaacatgcatgaatcttaaggaatgacatcaaacatacctcaatctagttgcaagtatggccaagcttctccaaaccccctctcccttactcacggcaatacaaaaatttgagaaaggatgagcactttttttttgtttttcttgttcaattcacggcaaatgggggcatccatgctcatcattttttttcaattctttaatgctagcttttattttatggcttcctacatacaccactaacctaacatgttggaaacatgttcctttgcccataatcttgtcatggcggccactatccttagggaatggactatttgacatgcaactccatctattttacttcattcttttactaacctcttaaaattagccacatatatttaaatcctttcacatgagtccttttctttcaattcacgttcaatttaactaaatcaaagaattaaaattcacacatgcattttcacatatatttggcatggaataaggtatttaaatgtttttgtgacccagttttgtggtcccgaaaccacttcccgactagggttaaattagggatgtcacagaatAAGTGTTAATAAAGCTTTAGCTTGAAACGCCCAAGAGTAGTGGTGTTGCTTGGAGGGCATATTGTTGCACATTACAATATTTGATGTGTTTAGTTAGAATTCATGTTATTACACTCACCAAAGTATCATTACCATTTATGGCGCTATTGCATATTTTAAGTGTGTTTGGGGTTATGTGTGTATTCATTTCACATTTCCTTGTTTGATTAATAGGGAAAAATTTGAATTGGTATttgaatattaataaaatattacaatTTTTTATGTGATAAGGTTAATAAATCTTGAGGATGATATATATGATGTTAATTACAAAGATTGCATTCATAGTGGTTTCATTGAGGTTATTGATGGGATGTTATATTGTGATTGTTGTTGGATCAATTATATGACTTAATATCAGTTAATGATGTTGTTATTTAgtatgtttttttatttaagaAATGTATTAGATTTTTAGAAAAGTGCCACTAACATTTGAGGAAAGCTTAGCGTGTGGATCATTGTTTCATCCATAGGTTACAGGTAATTTGAGGGTGGACTTTATGTTTGAGTAGCATCAACATTCAAAGTCTCAATACCTATTTTGCTTTTGTAAAACCCTTTACGCTTTCTAGTAAACTATAGCATGTACTTAGGCTTTAGTTGTCTTTgagatactttttttttttggacttaTATGTTGTTTTTGGTTATTTAGCATTAAGATACATATTTTgattttatgttgaaatttctAAAAGTATGCATAAAGTAATATGTTTTTTCATTTTACTAGCATGACAACATTATGAATTTGTATATTACTAAATATGAATTCATATGTTATGTAAATGTTTTAGTTTGATTAATTTATCAGTATGCTTTTTGTAACATGCAAAACAAGTTTAGAAAAACCTAGAGGCATGATTGCATGACTTGAAATGACATTGCATTTCTAGGCCTAAGTCTCATAATATATTGAGCATGTCACGAGATAGGTTGAACAAAATTGTGTGAATATGCATTTTTTAGGTGCATGTCGCGAGACATGGGGGACTAAGTCTCGAGACATGCAAGTCAATAGTCAAAATCTGGTTTCAGGGGTCACAAGTCTAAAGACATGGACCCTGTGTCTCGAAACATCCTTCCTTGTTTTGGAATTTTGGCCTGGGATTCGAAACGTGTCCCCTTATTTGATCGTATTTAACCCTAAAACATTATATTAGGGCATTTGATCTTtattgtcatttatagtgatatGTTAATGCCTAAAATGATTTTTGTTTGACTTTAAACTTGTTTTAAATGTATTAGTGATTGTTTGAGTTGCTTCAGCAACATATGTGATGCTTTATATTCGATCGTCTTCTGAACCAAGCGTAGAGTTCTCATTTGAATCAATTATAGGATCCTATAAAGACTCTTCAAGTTTCCACATCAAGGGGAAGATCTCACTTAAAGAATAAAGTTTAAGGAAGATTCAtttcatgtttaaaaactttatCTATTATCTTATgttgaaaaaagaaaagataagATGGTTGAAAGAAGGCCCCATGTTTCAAATCGAATATAAGGCTATTGAACCTTATATCAAGGGTTATGGTTGAATGGTTTGATATAGAGATTAGGCATAATATTTTGAGAGAAAATATTGTTCATATTGGGAATTAATATGTAAGAGTTCTTCTATCATTATCAGATAATTATGAAAAGCACTTACTAAGTGATTGAGAGAGCAAAGTGTACGAATCAAACTAGATCATACAAGGTGAGGCTGCAACTTAGTGAAATGGGTTGGGCTCAAGTCATTATTCTTTGTACTATAAAGATTTTAGTGGTTTGGTTCACTAAACAAAGCTCCACAGAAGTAAATTAAATCCAAATAGCATAAACATTTCTTATATTGCTATTTTATTGTAGTTGTGTTATTCGTTGTGCCGACAACTCTTCCCAGAACTAAGACAAACAAATTTTTAAGTTGTTTTTAGAAGCCTATAATTTTAGGGATATAAATCAAATTAGATTTATACGAAATGATTAAATAATTGTGGGGGTGGTTGCTGCGTTTTATTTATTGTGTTCAATCTATATTTTTGTTATGTTGGTACAGATTATGACTTTTGCTTTGAATTTTGCCCTATTGCCCTGCATCTTATCTTTGTTTGGAAAGATTCATGTACTTTCCTTGACCCGAATAAATGTTGGTTGATCATTTCACATGTTGTGCTTTGTATACGTGTTCTTTACTATTGTAGCTTTGTGAAAAGATTGTAGATTATTTTTTGTTGGTAGGTAAAATTCATATCCATGCCAAGAGTGCTTTTTGGTTGCATTTTTCTTGATGTGATTGAATCATGGAGGTTTACAACTTTTTCTTAATGATTGGAACATTCACAAAAAGCATGGAGTGTATTAGTTATGAAAGATGAACCTATTCTGCTCTATTTATTTTATCTCAATGAGAATGAAAACTTATATGTACGTATAATATTTTGtagattttagatttttttaaaatcagATTTATAATAAAACATGAATTAGTATTAATTACAAAAGATATATTTTGTAATTcaagtaatttaaaattttgaagtgCTTTAAAATTCAAATCTTAATTTGGTGATGAGTTTTATGCTTGGACATGagattcattttatatatattatctttattgtagtatttttttacaatttatagaaaatatttatttctataaaAGTTGTTAAAATCTTAAAATTAGATGAAAATTGAAATAAAACTTGAATTATCCAAATAATGAATTTGAATggatttaaatttagaatttaaatattttaattccaaaataaagaatctaaaaatcataagaagctctcaaacttaaaaaaaaaaaaattaactctcttctctctttttttcttacACTTAATCAGTTACTTGAGTTTTCAAAATGTATCAAAAAGGCCCTTAATTTTTTTCGAAAAAAGCATTTAAGCTCCActtttttcactcaattgagtACTTAAACtgtcaaaatgcataaaaaaaccctcaaactttttcaaaaaaagcaattaagtccCTACTTTTTTTTTGGCACTCAATTGGTACTTTAACAATTAACCATTAGAGTTAATTGTCcttaattttttcaattaaagccACAACATGTCATAATCACGGTGTGACatgcaaaaaatataaaaataaatatcaataaaagttataaaatttattaaattttaataaaaatataaaattatttaaattttattaaaatttagaaaatatatataaatcgtaaaaatataaaaaattgtaaaattttataaaataataaaattataaaatgcttcAAAAAACTctttaactattaactttaacACTTTAAATACCTTCAGCTTTTTTCAATTAAAACCATTACGTGTCACAACACAATATGACATGTgatgaaaaatgataaaaaataaaattcaaataaagttatagaaaaattataaaatgattcttttagtacaataatttttataattttttacaaattttatatttctttacatttttataattttcttatgactttattaaattttataaaaaattatatttttattaaaatcaataattttattacttttattaatttttattttttatattttttccgCATGTCACGTTGTGGTTGTATGAGGACAAAAAAagccttattttttttttttgaaaaagtttgattaGCTTTTTAACGCATTTTGAAAATTATTAGGTGTAAAAGAAAAAAACACAAAagcgtaattttttttttttaaatttaaggggtttttacattttaattcaaATCATAAATATGAAAATCatcaatttcaaataaaaattttaaaatctaaatatTAGCTACAACAGTTATGGGAACATATATATGTTGTAAATTTGTTCATTGCCGGACACAGTATTTCCATAAAACTACAAAAATCTCCAAAATGAAAAATTGAAGTATGAAAATTACGAATTGGCCTTTTTATTGATCAAACAAAATCTCTAAACAAGAGAACCAATTTGCAGAGATTATTAGCATAATACCAAGCTGTTCTCAAAATTAAGTAGGAACTAAAGAACCAGGCTTCACTCCAAATTGCTTTGTTAATATGGAAGCAAGgatatgataataaataaaaCTGGAAATGGAACATGATGACACTTACACTGTTATTTTCCTCAGGTTATTTCTTCACCTTGCAGAAGCACATATGGATTGCTGATTATATAGCCCAGTGACTACATTAGTAAGCTGCTGCCTGTTTTTCCGCCGTTTCTTTACAACTGTAAAGCCTTCGCCATCTCCgggtttctttttattttcatccaacGCTTTTGGTTCTTCATTGCTACCGGATTGAGAATCCAAGTCCTTTCCTTCATTCCCatatagaaattttattattGCAGTGTCTCTTGTAACTGCATCCGAAGAGTTTTGGGAATGGTTGAGCCTTTTGTCATTGATTAAAGCCTCACATGCACCATCCATGTTCTGCTTGGCGGACCGGACAATGAAGCTAAGCAAAATCTGCCTTGCGAGCTCAGATTTCTCCTCCGCGCTGCTCTTTTTTGGATTAGAACCGTTAACTTCCCTACTCGACTTCTTATCAACTTCCTTCACTTCTGTGTTCATAGCTTCTTCAGAGACACTCAAATCACCAGTTCCAGTCATTTGCCAAATTTTGCTTGGAACGAACGCAGGTGCATGAGGGTTCATAACTCTCGGAGATCCAAATCCATTTTGTTCCAAAATAGGAGTTTGGTATCTAAGAAAGCTACCGTAAGAATTATTGTTTGTGTAAAACAATGTCGACCTTGGCCCGCAAGGAACTCGAGCAGCAACTGGAGGTACAACAGGCTCAGCAAGCATGCCTTGACTAGCtgttacatcataaacacatgtAACAGAAACTGAGTTTAACGGGTGATAGAGTGCTCCGGGATTGAATGGTTCAGCTGATGCCGATAGCTTACTCCCTTTTGCTTCTAAACCTTTTTCCTGACTACAAGAAGACACCTTATCAATTTCAGGAGCAGTTTCTTCCGACTGACTTTCAGTATCATGAGTTCCTTCAGTTTCATCATTGTCATCCACTACATCATCGACAACAGAGATGTTGTTCCCATCCTCTACATTTGCTGTCTCGGCGCACATTGACTGTTCCATTTTTCCCTCACTTGGTTCCAATAATGGCTTTAGAACTGTACCTGGAGGTGCCGCAGCTACTTCTTTGTAAGAAAGTGATTTTGAAGCAATGGCACTAAGATTTGCTGAAGGGGAGGAACCTCTGGAAACAGAAGCAGGTAAACCAATTGAAATCCCTCTAGGATTCAAGCTGGAAGACTTAGATTGCTTTACTGTTTGCATTTCCTTTATAATGTTCTTCGGGACAGTTTTTCCTGCTGGTGAGATAATGTCTCGCCTACTCCCACTCTCTCTACCATTTGAATATTCACAACCATTCACCTTTAGCTTTGCAAAAACTGGTTTCTTCCTTCCATACTTCTTTCCAGTGGCATTTCCTGACCGACCTTTCGAATTGGCTTCTTGCCACCCTTCATCTGAAGTTGTATCTTCAACAACTTCAGTTGTAACAGTTGGCTCAATACTATAAATATTATCGGTTTCTTCTGGTTCTTCGGGATGAATAGAAGACAGGGTACCTATTTCATTAATATCCACAGTTGCCGTAGCTTTATCTGTTGCATCAACAAACACAGCACCATCTGTTTGTAAGTTGTTACGTGTATCATGGGTTTTATCACTAATCTGTAACACCTGCCAAGTTAGAAAAAAAAATGTCAATGTTATATGTCAAGCAGCATAAAGAACAATGAGATAATGGAAATCCGTATCTATAGTAATGACTGGATCTGCATGGAACATCAAGATAAGCAAGTGAGCCAATTTAGAAGGATATACTAATAAGAGAGATTAGAACAAGAAAGTTTTTGAAAACTTCAAAGGCAACCTCatcttcagtcaacaaagttctGATGGCCATTAAAGAATGGTCAAGCTAATCAGAGTTTGTTGTTTGCTCTTGGAGATTTTTTAAAACAATGGTCTTATTGAATTTCTGACAAGGGAACATTTTTATGTTAGCACCTCAAAACTGTAGTATCTTATTTTGGAGTTAAAAATAGCTATGTTGATCCAACTCTTAATTTTTCTTTCAAATACTCATGTTCGACTTGGGTATGGGGGAAAAACTGAACATACTCGTGTCGAATATATACATGTATCTGACACTCACACCAAGTTCAAGTAACATAGAGAAACGGTGCTTTGTGCTGTTATAAGTGGAGGGTCACATTACATAAGCTGAAACAAAATCATAGATGAtatcatgatttttttttaagaGTTATGCGAAACATGGTCTGAAACTATCAAGTACCTTGGAACGCCGCTGCTTCCTCTGCACATCGCTTCCTTTAGAATCTTGATCGGGACTAATGTAATTGAGGAGATCTGATACACTGCAACAAACGGTCACAGGTTTTTGTGCTGCAAGAAATGATGATATAATTGAATAACTAGTAATTTGGATATACCATATTAATACCTAAGATGACCTTTGCTTGCAATTGATGCATCTGGCTTCGGAGTTCCAGTTCGTGCTGCTTCTTGCTGTTCTAGAGCTTTTGATTCAAAATATTCAAGCCAGGCAGCAGCATCCTGCAAAAGGAAAGCAGTTCATAAACAGTTTAATAATGTTAATCAGCCAACAAAAAGTGCTTCAATCTTTTCGATTTCTGATCTCAATAGAACCCTCATCTAACAGAATGCACAAAGAAGCATAAAATTGCCTAGCCAAGTGGTATAGACAGTCATGACCAGCGTATTTACCTGGGTACGAAGGTCATCTGGTCCGAGTTTTGCTTGAAGTATCTTGAGTGTAGTTTGCTCATGTTGCACACTTAATGAATAAGCTTCCATCAATGAAAGAGCAATGGCAATAGCATGATAGCTTGCGGCAGTCTGTCATGGGAggaaatcacaaaaaaaaaaaaagatccaaCTATGAGAAAATTAGACACGTATGTACGATCTCATTGAACAAACAACAAAGATGAGACAGACCTGTATGTGATCAGCTCCAAGCAGTCTCTGGTTGCACTTAAGAGCTTCATGTAGATATCTAAGAGCAACATGAACATTTCCCATGCCTTCTTCCATCATAGCCACATTTATATATGTTGCGGCAGTGTTAGGGTGAGACAATCCACAAGTAAAATGAAGAAGGAATAAGGCACGGTTTACATATCTGCGAAAAATGTAATAAGTTTGTCAAGAGTGTAAAAATCGAAAGCAAAATAAACAACACATACTCCAAAAGAGTATATCATCATCAAGCAAGAAAAGGGCATCACTCTTAGCAGTGCGAGAGCTGTGAGCCTTTTAGCAAATTAAATGCAATCTAAACCACAAAAGATCCCGACTCACTTCAAAGCCATTTCCATGTGTTGGAGCCGATAATAGAATACAGAAAGATCCCCATAGCTTTTCATGGTATCTGGATGGTCAAGACCAAGCTCCCTCTCATTAATATCCAAAGCTTTCTGTTGATATACGGCTGCCTAAACAGCAAGAAACAATTTACATTAGATATATTTCCCATTATGTCCAGTTAAATTTGatagaaaaatattattttcagatAACATGATAATATATTATCTGAATCCTTAGCTTGCTAAGTAAACAGTATCTCGGAGACTGAGAGGTGAATTCATTTTCATACATCTTAATCTGAAATATAGCAGAAGGTTTTGATACCTGATTGAAATCTCCAGTATGGTAGAGAACAACAGCAAGAAGACTGTAAGCACTTGCAGTAGTTCGATGATAAGGACCGCATACAGCTATCATCTTTGTCAATGCCTTGAAAAGCAAGTATCACATAACATAAGACCAATTGAAGTTCTATTTAGTAACATTGCATCCCTTCACAATGTAGgataaaggaagagaaaataaAGAGAGGAATGAGAAGGAAAAGGGCTACTTTGTTATTTTTCATCATTTCCTCTGTTGCTTGATGTAATTAGTTAAAATGCATGCTAACATTTACATACTACAAATTTATCACATTCGCTCTATCTGTGGTTAATTAACAGAAGGGAAAAAAAAGGTTAAACATTAACTGTAAGCTTAACTCATTAATATATAAAAAGCACGGAAAGGAGATAAGTCCTTTCaataaaaataagagaaaaatagGAATAGTGAAGGGATCAGTTATTGATTAGATAGACACCAACTCAGTTACAGAAAGTGATATAATTTTTACATATCCTTTCTGTTTCAATTGCTTTCCTCAAATTTTTAACCAAATgagaaaatataaaagaaaagaagataaaAATTATATCACTTTCTCTTACCCTTCACCAAACATAGGGCATAAATAAATGCAAAGTGTAACTGCATGGGAAAATACCTTTGTCCCATAGTTAACCGCATCCTCTAGTTTTCCTTTGTCAAGAGCAATCTTGGATGACTCCAACAATGTTCTGCCATCAGCAGAAGAGCATCCTACATGCTGTAAATCATTACAGGCAGAGTCTGGTTATGGTGAATCCATAACAAGCTGGTCCATTTAGATAATAACAATCTTGaaacaaaatatacatatatggaTATAGATATGAATATAGCTATAATGGGAAAGTAATGAAAAAGAGATCCACCTTACAAACAGGATACATGCTAATAATATCACAACTTCTGAACGGTTCTTGGCATTCCATATCATAATCTCTAGGAACCAACTCTAGACCAATCTGGGAAAAAAATATAAGTAAAACTCAGCATCTGTCATCTGATGAACTCAGCAGCTGAAAGATATCAACAAGAAATAGTACCTTATAGCAAAGTCCGCGAAGAACAGAAAGTTTCCTTAAATGTTGGAATTCATCTTTCAGTTTCCAACCGAATTTTGCTCCAAGGAACTTTCTTAACCACGTCAGTTTGAGAAAATAGTCATCATTTGCACTTGAGGCATTAACATCCACTCCGCAACTTCCAAGTAAGAAATTCAGGGTTGAAGCTATAACCACAGGTAAATCCTCAATTTTCTCAACTGATGCCACAACTGCTTTCACTACATGCTTGAAAGCTCGAGTAATCATCTCATGGATGCAAAGTGATTGTATGTGAGGAAGCTTCTCAGAAAGTTCAACCTGACTTGTACAATGATAATAAGAGTCAACAAAAACAAGGAACCGTACTTCTAAGCATGTACTTTATGTAATTTTTCATGAATAAAACTACATTTATTAGGAAGTCAGAGAGTATTACTTGAAAACTATCCTAGTGCCAATAAGAAAGGATTTAAGATAACCAATAATCACTTTCGCAAAAGGATTCAAGAGGACTGATTTTTTTGAGAGTTTCCTCACCACACGACCCAAAGAGTGCATCTGTAATCCCCTTAAATGCATGAAGTCAGTTAGCGTACGACCATCAACGGGAGAAAGTTCAAGCGATCCAAAATCTGTTACCTAATGAAGTAAAAAGTTTGTCCATGAACTGTGCATTAAACCCAAAAAGTATGTCTTAAAAGATAATAGCTTGGGCTATTGAATAGTACCAGCTTTGGTAAAGCAATGTCATCATAATACTTGCATGCCATCTTAATAAGCTCCTCAGCTGACTGTTGCGAACAGCAAACTTAAAAGATTG harbors:
- the LOC108486087 gene encoding protein REDUCED CHLOROPLAST COVERAGE 3 isoform X1, which codes for MAPRSGKSKSSKAKAEKKKKEEKIVPYVLDITVITPYETQVVLKGISTDKILDVRRLLASHVETCHLTNYSFAHEVKGKRLSDKVEMVTLKPCLLKMVEEEYAEEAEAVAHVRRLVDIVACTSRFSRPKRPRSQSSSAPSDSKAKKVNRPNNYALPPAPSDGGTTPIPENLDMAAIHPTPKLSEFYDFFSFSYLSPPILNLRKCDPKDVEGWRDGDYFVMQIKICNGKLIQVVASIKGFYTVGKHFFKSHSLLDLLQNLSQAFANAYESLMKAFVGHNKFGNLPYGFRANTWLVPPPVAECPANFPSFPSEDEEWGGNGGGQGRNGEYDLRPWATDFSILASLPCKTEEERIIRDRKAFLLHSQFIDVSIFKAVAAIQHVMNSRLNVKGHPDSVLHEHRTGDLSILVKHDSEDVKLECGVKVAGHQSSGMTTSETARRNLLKGITADENVVVHDTSALGTVIVRHCGYTAIVSVVGDVKKEKSGARDIEIDDQPDGGANALNINSLRVLLHKSSPAEVTGGGQSNQSNLIDSKSSRYLVQRVIKENLTKLEENSAAPERTIRWELGSCWVQYLQKQETSTDATSKGLANDQEAEAAVKGLGKQFKFLKKRDKKPSNISSTVEKEDNDSELCSEDVKSNLGQESNVELSSEMELKHLISKEAFSRLEQSGTGLHLKSAEELIKMACKYYDDIALPKLVTDFGSLELSPVDGRTLTDFMHLRGLQMHSLGRVVELSEKLPHIQSLCIHEMITRAFKHVVKAVVASVEKIEDLPVVIASTLNFLLGSCGVDVNASSANDDYFLKLTWLRKFLGAKFGWKLKDEFQHLRKLSVLRGLCYKIGLELVPRDYDMECQEPFRSCDIISMYPVCKHVGCSSADGRTLLESSKIALDKGKLEDAVNYGTKALTKMIAVCGPYHRTTASAYSLLAVVLYHTGDFNQAAVYQQKALDINERELGLDHPDTMKSYGDLSVFYYRLQHMEMALKYVNRALFLLHFTCGLSHPNTAATYINVAMMEEGMGNVHVALRYLHEALKCNQRLLGADHIQTAASYHAIAIALSLMEAYSLSVQHEQTTLKILQAKLGPDDLRTQDAAAWLEYFESKALEQQEAARTGTPKPDASIASKGHLSVSDLLNYISPDQDSKGSDVQRKQRRSKVLQISDKTHDTRNNLQTDGAVFVDATDKATATVDINEIGTLSSIHPEEPEETDNIYSIEPTVTTEVVEDTTSDEGWQEANSKGRSGNATGKKYGRKKPVFAKLKVNGCEYSNGRESGSRRDIISPAGKTVPKNIIKEMQTVKQSKSSSLNPRGISIGLPASVSRGSSPSANLSAIASKSLSYKEVAAAPPGTVLKPLLEPSEGKMEQSMCAETANVEDGNNISVVDDVVDDNDETEGTHDTESQSEETAPEIDKVSSCSQEKGLEAKGSKLSASAEPFNPGALYHPLNSVSVTCVYDVTASQGMLAEPVVPPVAARVPCGPRSTLFYTNNNSYGSFLRYQTPILEQNGFGSPRVMNPHAPAFVPSKIWQMTGTGDLSVSEEAMNTEVKEVDKKSSREVNGSNPKKSSAEEKSELARQILLSFIVRSAKQNMDGACEALINDKRLNHSQNSSDAVTRDTAIIKFLYGNEGKDLDSQSGSNEEPKALDENKKKPGDGEGFTVVKKRRKNRQQLTNVVTGLYNQQSICASAR